The following proteins come from a genomic window of Girardinichthys multiradiatus isolate DD_20200921_A chromosome 8, DD_fGirMul_XY1, whole genome shotgun sequence:
- the fktn gene encoding fukutin isoform X1, producing MPRVNRTLVFVLLLVSSCAFLLFQIYYYRNYVSKQTGLHLLNPAGHVTSSQVQRQTLKKFLALAQHFRLAVFLADTTVLTLLSQDALWHRDRMIREPHCSFLCTGRPITSFALQANQWKLNPGFLLAAEQKGFELLEVRGHDPRLASLDTLSGEEIPLHFLFRLHGYIIHVVLLYERSGNYLWHGALRIKANMDRSFAPFKLLDYGRHAGAYDRPELILTVIDSLDIRVPRNISHFLMQQQRARYLECRYHDARSFLQLYPDDSSTAAVEFRRKAKALLNLAARTLGELDIPFWISSGTCLGWFRQCSIISYSQDVDIGIFITDFRPDIAEAFRDAGLSLKHKFGKVEDSLELSFLGEDIKLDIFFFYKDGGIMWNGGTQAKSGRKFKYIFPSFSLCWAELLEVKVRVPCETLDYVMANYGATWSIPVRSWDWKSSPSNVMENGVWPMAEWAGLIEVY from the exons ATGCCTCGCGTGAACCGGACCCTCGTGTTTGTGCTGCTGCTCGTGAGCAGCTGCGCGTTCCTGCTCTTCCAGATCTACTACTACCGGAACTACGTCAGCAAG CAAACTGGTCTACACCTCCTGAACCCTGCAGGTCATGTGACCTCCAGCCAAGTGCAACGG CAGACCCTGAAGAAGTTCCTGGCGTTAGCTCAGCACTTCCGGCTGGCAGTGTTCCTCGCCGACACCACCGTGCTCACCCTGCTCTCCCAGGATGCTCTGTGGCATCGTGACCGTATGATACGTGAGCCGCACTGCAGCTTCCTGTGCACTGGCCGGCCAATCACATCTTTTGCTCTGCAAGCCAACCAGTGGAAGCTCAAC CCTGGGTTCCTATTGGCTGCTGAACAGAAAGGCTTCGAGCTGCTCGAGGTGAGAGGACATGACCCACGATTGGCCAGTCTGGACACCCTATCAGGAGAAGAGATCCCCCTGCACTTCCTGTTCCGCCTCCACGGTTACATCATCCAT GTGGTGCTCCTGTACGAGCGCAGTGGGAACTACCTGTGGCACGGCGCCTTGCGTATAAAGGCCAATATGGACCGAAGCTTTGCACCCTTTAAACTACTGGACTACGGACGCCATGCCGGAGCATATGATAG GCCAGAGCTGATACTCACAGTCATTGACAGCCTCGACATTCGGGTCCCGCGCAACATTTCCCATTTCCTGATGCAGCAGCAACGGGCCCGGTACCTGGAGTGTCGTTACCATGACGCACGTAGCTTCCTccag CTCTACCCTGATGATTCGTCCACTGCAGCCGTTGAGTTTCGTAGGAAAGCGAAGGCGTTGCTGAATTTAGCTGCTCGGACCCTGGGGGAGCTTGACATCCCCTTCTGGATCAGCAGCGGCACCTGTCTGG GATGGTTCCGGCAGTGCAGCATCATCTCCTACAGTCAGGATGTGGACATCGGGATCTTCATCACCGACTTTAGGCCCGACATCGCCGAggcgttcagagatgcggggctGTCACTCAAACACAAGTTTGGAAAG GTGGAGGACAGTCTGGAGCTGTCCTTTCTGGGTGAGGACATCAAACTggacattttcttcttttacaaGGATGGAGGCATTATGTGGAATGGAGGAACGCAGGCAAAGAGCGGCAGGAAGTTCAA gTACATCTTCCCTTCATTCTCGCTGTGCTGGGCAGAGCTTCTGGAGGTCAAAGTTCGTGTTCCGTGTGAAACGCTCGATTACGTGATGGCGAACTATGGCGCCACCTGGAGCATCCCAGTTAGGAGCTGGGACTGGAAGTCATCACCTAGCAACGTGATGGAAAATGGGGTGTGGCCTATGGCGGAGTGGGCGGGACTTATCGAGGTTTACTAA
- the fktn gene encoding fukutin isoform X2, with product MPRVNRTLVFVLLLVSSCAFLLFQIYYYRNYVSKQTGLHLLNPAGHVTSSQVQRTLKKFLALAQHFRLAVFLADTTVLTLLSQDALWHRDRMIREPHCSFLCTGRPITSFALQANQWKLNPGFLLAAEQKGFELLEVRGHDPRLASLDTLSGEEIPLHFLFRLHGYIIHVVLLYERSGNYLWHGALRIKANMDRSFAPFKLLDYGRHAGAYDRPELILTVIDSLDIRVPRNISHFLMQQQRARYLECRYHDARSFLQLYPDDSSTAAVEFRRKAKALLNLAARTLGELDIPFWISSGTCLGWFRQCSIISYSQDVDIGIFITDFRPDIAEAFRDAGLSLKHKFGKVEDSLELSFLGEDIKLDIFFFYKDGGIMWNGGTQAKSGRKFKYIFPSFSLCWAELLEVKVRVPCETLDYVMANYGATWSIPVRSWDWKSSPSNVMENGVWPMAEWAGLIEVY from the exons ATGCCTCGCGTGAACCGGACCCTCGTGTTTGTGCTGCTGCTCGTGAGCAGCTGCGCGTTCCTGCTCTTCCAGATCTACTACTACCGGAACTACGTCAGCAAG CAAACTGGTCTACACCTCCTGAACCCTGCAGGTCATGTGACCTCCAGCCAAGTGCAACGG ACCCTGAAGAAGTTCCTGGCGTTAGCTCAGCACTTCCGGCTGGCAGTGTTCCTCGCCGACACCACCGTGCTCACCCTGCTCTCCCAGGATGCTCTGTGGCATCGTGACCGTATGATACGTGAGCCGCACTGCAGCTTCCTGTGCACTGGCCGGCCAATCACATCTTTTGCTCTGCAAGCCAACCAGTGGAAGCTCAAC CCTGGGTTCCTATTGGCTGCTGAACAGAAAGGCTTCGAGCTGCTCGAGGTGAGAGGACATGACCCACGATTGGCCAGTCTGGACACCCTATCAGGAGAAGAGATCCCCCTGCACTTCCTGTTCCGCCTCCACGGTTACATCATCCAT GTGGTGCTCCTGTACGAGCGCAGTGGGAACTACCTGTGGCACGGCGCCTTGCGTATAAAGGCCAATATGGACCGAAGCTTTGCACCCTTTAAACTACTGGACTACGGACGCCATGCCGGAGCATATGATAG GCCAGAGCTGATACTCACAGTCATTGACAGCCTCGACATTCGGGTCCCGCGCAACATTTCCCATTTCCTGATGCAGCAGCAACGGGCCCGGTACCTGGAGTGTCGTTACCATGACGCACGTAGCTTCCTccag CTCTACCCTGATGATTCGTCCACTGCAGCCGTTGAGTTTCGTAGGAAAGCGAAGGCGTTGCTGAATTTAGCTGCTCGGACCCTGGGGGAGCTTGACATCCCCTTCTGGATCAGCAGCGGCACCTGTCTGG GATGGTTCCGGCAGTGCAGCATCATCTCCTACAGTCAGGATGTGGACATCGGGATCTTCATCACCGACTTTAGGCCCGACATCGCCGAggcgttcagagatgcggggctGTCACTCAAACACAAGTTTGGAAAG GTGGAGGACAGTCTGGAGCTGTCCTTTCTGGGTGAGGACATCAAACTggacattttcttcttttacaaGGATGGAGGCATTATGTGGAATGGAGGAACGCAGGCAAAGAGCGGCAGGAAGTTCAA gTACATCTTCCCTTCATTCTCGCTGTGCTGGGCAGAGCTTCTGGAGGTCAAAGTTCGTGTTCCGTGTGAAACGCTCGATTACGTGATGGCGAACTATGGCGCCACCTGGAGCATCCCAGTTAGGAGCTGGGACTGGAAGTCATCACCTAGCAACGTGATGGAAAATGGGGTGTGGCCTATGGCGGAGTGGGCGGGACTTATCGAGGTTTACTAA